The window CCCAGTCCCCGTCCGAACGTGAGGAGCTCGACGACGCCGGGAGAGAGCTTCACGAAGATGCCCCTCATGTCCCACGCATCCACCGCAACAGCCAAGAGCCACAGGAAGAGCGCGGTGATGCCGCCCGTCAACGCACCGGCGAGCAGCTTCGAGATGGCGCTCTGAGAGTCAATCGCTCCCTCGACCACGTCCTGCTTCGAGGCCATGTAGCCGGAGCCGAACGGCACCCACCCGACGGCGAGGTACCCGAGGCTGAGGATCGGAGCGATGAGGATTCTCCTGTCGAACGCCTCGAGCATCCCGATGGCGACGATGAACACCGTCGTGAGCCCACCGATGAACCCGAGCTTGGCGGTCTTCCGCCAGTCGATGCGGGAGGCGGGCCTGTTCGGGCGGGCGGCCTCGCCGGCAGATTCGATGGAGGGCTTCGTCGACGTCGCCATCAGGCGCGATCCTCCAACGCCAGGCGCTCACCGAGCAGGCCGGATGGTCTGAAGATGAGAACCAGGAAGAGCGCATAGAACGCAACCACATCCTTGATCTGGAAGAGGCCGGGAATCGTCTGACTCCACGACAGGACCCCGGCAACGCCCCCGAGAATCGCGATGGCACCCGGCAGGTACAGCCGCGACGTTCCTCTGGCTCGTCCCGACACGACCGCGAGCACCCCTGTCGCGAGCAGGACGAGGCCCAACCACAACGGGACCTCCCAGCGCAGCCCGAAGAGGATGGTCTGCGGTCCGACGCCCTCGAACACGCCCAGAGCGATGCCCCCGATCATGGCGCCGACCAGGTTGCCGATCCCGCCGAGCACGGCGGCGGTGAACGCCTTGATACCGGGGAGGAACCCGGTGAACGAGTTGACCCCGCGGAAGAGGATCGCCCACAGCAGCGCCGCCACCCCTGCCATCGATCCGCCGACTGCGAACGTCGTCACGATGGTGCGATCGACGTTGATCCCCATGAGGGCAGCGATCTCCTTGTCCTCGGCGACGGCGCGCATCGCCCGTCCCGTCTTCGTGCGGGTGACGAACTGGTAGAGCACGAGCATCGAAAGGAGGGCGACTACGACGGCGATGAGCTTGGTGCCGTCGATGGCGAAGATTCCGAAGTTCACGCGACCCGTGACCCACTCCGGCAGACCCACTTCGGTCAGTGGGGGGTACGTCTTCACGGTCGGGCCCGTGAGGCCGAGCACTGCATTCTGGATGAAGAAGGACACCCCGATCGACGTAATGAGCGGTATGAGCCGGGGAGCGCCGCGCAGCGGGCGGTAGGCGATCCGCTCGATCAAGACCGCGAGGGCCGTCGACGTGGCCACCGCGGCGAGGAGGACGACGACGATCGACACGTAGAAGTTGTTCGTCCACATGCCGGTCCGGAAGAAGGCGTCCGCGGTGAAGTAGCCGACGATGGCGCCCGACATGAACACCTCGCCGTGGGCGAAATTGATGAACCCGAGTACGCCGTAGACCATCGAGTAGCCGAGGGCGATGAGCCCGTACATAGATCCTTGGGCGACGCCGGCGACGATCAGGTCGCGTAGCGCCTCGCCGGTGAGGGCTTCGCCGCTGCTCGCCAGGGCGATGTAGCCGATGAGTCCCCAG is drawn from Acidimicrobiia bacterium and contains these coding sequences:
- a CDS encoding branched-chain amino acid ABC transporter permease, encoding MATVTERAPASNGLRVGWTFDWVESFLFVVKAFSAFVILWGLIGYIALASSGEALTGEALRDLIVAGVAQGSMYGLIALGYSMVYGVLGFINFAHGEVFMSGAIVGYFTADAFFRTGMWTNNFYVSIVVVLLAAVATSTALAVLIERIAYRPLRGAPRLIPLITSIGVSFFIQNAVLGLTGPTVKTYPPLTEVGLPEWVTGRVNFGIFAIDGTKLIAVVVALLSMLVLYQFVTRTKTGRAMRAVAEDKEIAALMGINVDRTIVTTFAVGGSMAGVAALLWAILFRGVNSFTGFLPGIKAFTAAVLGGIGNLVGAMIGGIALGVFEGVGPQTILFGLRWEVPLWLGLVLLATGVLAVVSGRARGTSRLYLPGAIAILGGVAGVLSWSQTIPGLFQIKDVVAFYALFLVLIFRPSGLLGERLALEDRA